From the genome of Hymenobacter cellulosilyticus, one region includes:
- a CDS encoding T9SS C-terminal target domain-containing protein has protein sequence MKKIVLSALVAAAAVAAQAPQAKAQTVCPAAPTAITVSGAITTPTTWTRGNVYELSGFVYVRSGAVLTIEPGTIIKGIRSTTAPAALIIEPGAQIIANGTAAQPIVFTSNQPAGSRSRGDWGGLVLAGRAPINATGSPTVEGGIGTTYGGNLPNDNSGILRYVRIEYPGIPLSTAANSEINGLSLYGVGAGTTIEYVQVHASGDDAFEWFGGNVNARYLVATATLDDDFDTDLGFTGRVQFALSVRDAAVADQSGSTAFESDNDASGSASTPQTAPVFSNVSAFLQGTTAANYTRAMHLRRNTAVSIFNSVITGWPQGLFIEGAAAQSNATNGSLVLRNNVLAGMTANYGVNPTSGFNHQSFFEDASRGNQVFPAISALGLNADNFNSINSNGTPNGRLTSPSRLLRC, from the coding sequence ATGAAAAAGATTGTACTCAGTGCGCTGGTAGCTGCAGCTGCCGTGGCAGCTCAGGCACCCCAAGCGAAGGCCCAGACGGTTTGTCCGGCCGCGCCTACAGCCATCACAGTTTCGGGTGCGATTACGACCCCTACTACCTGGACGCGTGGTAATGTCTATGAGTTGAGCGGCTTCGTGTACGTGCGCAGCGGCGCTGTGCTTACCATTGAGCCGGGCACTATCATTAAGGGTATCCGATCGACGACAGCCCCGGCGGCCCTCATCATTGAGCCCGGCGCTCAGATTATTGCCAACGGCACCGCTGCTCAGCCTATCGTATTCACCTCCAACCAGCCAGCCGGGTCACGGTCCCGCGGCGACTGGGGCGGGCTGGTACTAGCTGGCCGGGCTCCGATTAATGCTACTGGGTCACCTACCGTGGAAGGCGGTATCGGCACGACCTACGGCGGTAACCTGCCCAACGATAACTCCGGCATTTTGCGCTACGTGCGTATTGAGTACCCCGGCATCCCGCTGAGCACGGCCGCCAACTCGGAAATCAACGGACTGAGCCTGTATGGCGTGGGCGCGGGCACTACCATTGAGTATGTGCAGGTGCACGCGAGCGGCGACGACGCGTTCGAGTGGTTCGGGGGAAATGTTAATGCTCGTTACCTGGTAGCCACCGCGACCCTCGACGATGACTTCGACACGGACCTTGGCTTCACGGGTCGGGTACAGTTCGCTCTGTCCGTACGCGACGCGGCTGTAGCTGACCAGTCGGGCTCGACGGCCTTCGAGTCGGATAACGATGCAAGCGGCTCGGCATCCACGCCACAAACGGCGCCCGTGTTTTCGAACGTAAGTGCCTTTTTGCAAGGGACTACGGCCGCCAACTACACCCGCGCCATGCACCTGCGCCGCAATACGGCTGTTTCCATTTTCAACTCGGTAATTACGGGCTGGCCCCAGGGCTTGTTTATTGAAGGAGCTGCAGCGCAGAGCAACGCCACTAACGGCTCGCTTGTGTTGCGCAACAACGTACTGGCTGGTATGACCGCCAACTACGGCGTGAACCCGACCTCGGGCTTCAACCACCAAAGCTTCTTCGAGGACGCCTCGCGGGGCAACCAAGTGTTCCCGGCCATTAGCGCGCTTGGTTTGAATGCCGACAATTTCAACTCTATCAACTCCAACGGAACACCCAACGGACGCCTGACTTCACCCTCCCGGCTGCTTCGGTGCTGA
- a CDS encoding AAA family ATPase: MPSSDLVPPMQAADYQQKIKQVFAEVGKVVVGQQYMVGRLLIGLCTGGHILLEGVPGLAKTLTISTLSKVLHLHFQRVQFTPDLLPSDLVGTMIYNQNQSVFEVKKGPIFANLVLADEVNRSPAKVQSALLEAMQEKQVTIGETTYPLDLPFLVLATQNPVEQEGTYPLPEAQVDRFMMKVHVDYLKKADELEVMRRMANMSYVGEVNPILTKEDIFGIRSMINQVQISETLEKYIIELVFATRKPADYDLAEFAQYVQFGVSPRASIALHRAAKAVAFFDDRDYVLPEDIKDVAGDVLNHRILLNYEAEADGIRTQDLIEAILRKVPIS; encoded by the coding sequence ATGCCTTCTTCTGACCTCGTGCCGCCGATGCAAGCCGCTGACTACCAACAAAAGATCAAGCAAGTATTTGCTGAAGTAGGAAAAGTAGTGGTGGGGCAGCAGTACATGGTGGGCCGCCTGCTGATTGGCCTCTGCACCGGCGGCCATATTCTGCTCGAAGGCGTGCCGGGTCTGGCCAAGACGCTGACCATTAGTACCTTATCTAAAGTCTTGCACCTGCACTTCCAGCGCGTGCAGTTCACGCCCGATCTGCTGCCTTCCGATTTGGTGGGCACCATGATTTACAATCAGAACCAGTCGGTTTTTGAGGTGAAGAAAGGGCCGATCTTCGCCAACCTGGTGCTGGCCGACGAAGTGAACCGCTCCCCAGCTAAGGTGCAGAGCGCCTTGCTCGAAGCCATGCAGGAAAAGCAGGTGACCATTGGCGAAACCACGTATCCGCTGGATTTGCCCTTTCTGGTGCTGGCTACCCAAAACCCGGTGGAGCAGGAGGGCACCTACCCGCTGCCCGAGGCCCAGGTCGACCGATTCATGATGAAGGTGCACGTGGATTACCTCAAGAAGGCCGACGAGCTGGAGGTAATGCGGCGCATGGCCAATATGAGCTACGTGGGCGAGGTAAACCCGATTCTGACCAAGGAAGACATCTTCGGAATCCGCAGCATGATCAACCAGGTCCAGATTTCCGAAACGCTGGAGAAGTACATCATCGAGCTGGTATTTGCCACCCGCAAGCCCGCCGACTATGACCTAGCCGAGTTTGCCCAGTACGTGCAGTTTGGGGTGAGCCCCCGAGCCAGCATTGCCCTGCACCGCGCGGCCAAAGCCGTGGCCTTCTTCGACGACCGCGACTACGTGCTGCCCGAAGACATCAAGGACGTGGCCGGCGACGTGCTCAACCACCGCATCCTGCTCAACTACGAAGCCGAGGCCGACGGCATCCGCACCCAGGACCTGATTGAGGCCATCCTGCGCAAAGTCCCGATTAGCTAA
- a CDS encoding class I SAM-dependent methyltransferase, with product MSKISKTLRGLAALARNPWLLNHVLAADEASWQGRAQAHSGRQLTKLGLPMVPLHTFLSAADTTVQPFAFREGGSLPTDLLLLRALCRRVAQATYFEIGTWRGESAANVADVAQAVYTLNLSAEELRQLGLPERYIELHGFFSRPRPNVTHLHGNSATFDMAGLGRKFDVVFIDGDHTYEAVRTDTRRVFEHLVGPQTVVVWHDASRQPGQPRWEVLAGILDGLPATAMGQLVQVENTLCALYSPQLLPAHTPDPLAAPQHWFSVNLTQLGA from the coding sequence GTGTCGAAGATTTCCAAAACCCTGCGGGGCCTGGCGGCGCTGGCGCGCAACCCCTGGCTGCTCAACCACGTGCTGGCCGCCGACGAAGCCAGCTGGCAAGGACGCGCCCAGGCACATTCGGGCCGGCAGCTTACCAAGCTGGGCCTGCCGATGGTACCGCTGCACACTTTCCTATCAGCCGCCGATACCACGGTGCAGCCCTTTGCTTTTCGGGAAGGCGGTTCCCTGCCCACCGATTTGCTCCTGCTGCGGGCCTTGTGCCGGCGGGTGGCGCAGGCCACGTACTTCGAAATCGGGACTTGGCGCGGGGAAAGCGCCGCCAACGTGGCCGACGTAGCTCAGGCCGTGTACACGCTGAACCTGTCGGCCGAGGAGCTCCGGCAGCTAGGGTTGCCGGAACGCTACATCGAGCTGCACGGCTTTTTTTCCCGGCCCCGGCCCAACGTAACTCACCTGCACGGCAACTCGGCTACTTTTGATATGGCCGGGTTGGGCCGCAAGTTCGACGTGGTATTTATTGATGGCGACCATACCTACGAGGCCGTGCGCACCGACACCCGCCGGGTATTTGAGCACCTGGTGGGCCCCCAAACCGTGGTGGTGTGGCACGATGCCAGCCGCCAGCCCGGGCAGCCGCGCTGGGAGGTGCTGGCCGGTATTCTGGACGGCTTGCCCGCCACAGCCATGGGCCAGCTGGTGCAGGTCGAGAATACGCTCTGCGCTTTGTACTCGCCGCAGCTGCTGCCCGCCCACACTCCCGACCCCCTGGCGGCTCCGCAGCACTGGTTTAGCGTGAATCTGACGCAGCTGGGAGCTTAA
- a CDS encoding lipopolysaccharide biosynthesis protein, with translation MLRRILQNFATRLATALLSFTIVWLTARYLGATGRGDVSLFVTDCAALLLFIGLLGGSSLIYLAPKRSIWHLLVPAYGWATLVCAAGTAVVSLARPVTPQYLLHLLALALLQAFFSINSSLLLGRKKEGAYNLLNGLQVALLAGGLALALIGWQWRVVAVYYYAAYVAYGLPLLLSFGVLYQLPDRWAAGRGLRDTARELAYHSRGAHLSNILAFANYRLSYYFVAHYADAQALGVLSVGVALAEAIWLIPRSTALVQYVDLVHATDKHAHITPTLRIARLTLLSTALAVLILCALPAQVLTAIFGPEFGAARPVILRLGPGVVAMAVNVMCSTYFAGMGRYRVNNLATTVGLLVTLPACWLLIPALGINGAALATSLSYLVSTAYLFHRFSSATGAGWAALLPSPGDLTYLRQLLQRRKAA, from the coding sequence ATGCTGCGCCGTATTCTGCAAAATTTTGCCACCCGCCTGGCCACGGCCCTGCTCAGCTTCACCATCGTGTGGCTTACGGCCCGCTATCTGGGCGCCACCGGCCGCGGCGACGTCAGCCTGTTCGTCACCGACTGCGCCGCGCTGCTGCTCTTTATTGGCTTGCTCGGCGGCTCTTCTCTTATTTACCTGGCCCCCAAGCGCAGCATCTGGCACCTGCTGGTGCCGGCCTACGGCTGGGCTACGCTGGTGTGTGCAGCCGGCACGGCTGTGGTAAGTCTGGCCCGGCCAGTTACGCCCCAGTACTTGCTGCATTTGCTGGCGTTGGCGTTGCTGCAGGCTTTTTTCTCTATCAACAGCTCCTTACTGCTGGGCCGCAAGAAGGAAGGCGCTTATAATTTACTCAATGGGCTACAGGTAGCCTTGCTGGCGGGTGGCTTGGCTCTGGCCCTTATTGGCTGGCAGTGGCGGGTGGTAGCGGTGTATTATTATGCTGCCTACGTAGCCTACGGGCTGCCGCTGCTGCTTAGTTTCGGAGTGCTCTACCAGCTCCCCGACCGGTGGGCCGCGGGCCGCGGCCTGCGCGACACTGCCCGGGAGCTGGCCTACCACAGCCGCGGGGCGCACTTGTCCAACATTCTGGCTTTTGCCAATTACCGCCTGAGCTACTACTTCGTGGCTCACTACGCCGATGCCCAAGCCCTGGGCGTGCTGTCGGTGGGCGTGGCGCTGGCCGAGGCCATCTGGCTGATTCCGCGCAGCACGGCTCTGGTACAGTACGTAGACCTAGTCCATGCCACCGACAAGCACGCCCATATTACCCCTACCCTGCGGATTGCCCGGCTTACGCTGCTGAGTACGGCCCTGGCCGTGCTTATCCTGTGTGCGCTGCCCGCTCAGGTGCTAACGGCCATCTTCGGGCCGGAATTCGGCGCGGCCCGGCCCGTGATACTGCGGCTGGGGCCCGGGGTGGTAGCTATGGCCGTCAACGTGATGTGCAGCACGTACTTTGCCGGCATGGGCCGCTACCGCGTCAATAACCTGGCTACCACCGTGGGCCTGCTCGTGACGCTGCCGGCCTGCTGGCTTCTGATTCCAGCGCTGGGTATTAATGGAGCGGCCCTGGCCACGAGCCTGTCGTATCTAGTATCCACGGCCTACCTGTTTCACCGGTTTTCCAGCGCTACCGGCGCGGGCTGGGCGGCCCTGTTGCCCAGCCCCGGTGATCTGACTTACCTACGCCAACTCCTGCAGCGCCGCAAAGCGGCTTAA
- a CDS encoding TonB-dependent receptor domain-containing protein produces the protein MPERPYQVVIPPVGSSVDASRFFSDLRENTYMASGQFERSLLGRDSAKVNAYKIRVGFYAEQKERTLQNRVFSYVVGREYRPNEPSFNRELENLPIDQIFAPQNIDPITGFVLQEGTQGADRYTGRNTLLAGYVGIVAPISDKFSISGGIRGEYNRRFLQSGDPLEAAYRENKFIPMPSVNATYNFNTRSLLRLAGSVTTNRPEFREIASYEYYDFANNAVVKGNDSLRTATIYNADLRYEFYPSRSELISFGLFGKVFRNAIEQTTRSVATEQLNVSYQNAERAIDFGAEIEVRKSLRDLTENPFLQRLSAIVNASLIYSDVRLVDNERNRDFALNNRPLQGQSPYVANAGLFYQDDEGKLQVSAQYNVVGQRIRFVGDLRNNYSIIEMPRHVVDLALTKGWVSIYRCDSAFRICSTNATVCSTIMMVTARLRATKTAHLPPTAAEAIPRSV, from the coding sequence TTGCCCGAGCGGCCCTACCAAGTGGTAATTCCTCCCGTCGGTAGCTCGGTTGACGCCAGCCGCTTTTTCTCCGACCTGCGCGAAAACACCTACATGGCTAGCGGGCAGTTTGAGCGCAGCCTGCTAGGCCGCGACTCGGCTAAAGTGAATGCGTACAAAATACGCGTCGGCTTCTACGCCGAGCAGAAGGAGCGGACTTTGCAAAACCGAGTGTTTTCCTACGTCGTGGGCCGTGAATACCGCCCGAATGAGCCCAGCTTCAACCGGGAACTGGAAAACCTGCCGATAGACCAAATATTCGCGCCCCAGAACATTGACCCTATAACCGGTTTCGTGCTGCAAGAAGGAACCCAGGGCGCGGACCGCTACACCGGCCGCAACACGCTGCTAGCCGGCTACGTGGGAATAGTGGCACCCATCTCCGATAAATTCAGCATTTCGGGTGGCATACGGGGCGAATACAACCGGCGCTTTCTGCAATCGGGTGATCCGCTGGAGGCCGCTTACCGTGAAAACAAGTTCATTCCGATGCCCTCGGTGAACGCCACTTACAACTTCAATACCCGCTCGCTGCTTCGTCTGGCTGGCTCGGTAACGACTAACCGTCCGGAATTTCGCGAAATCGCCTCTTACGAGTATTATGACTTTGCCAACAACGCGGTGGTAAAGGGCAACGACTCGCTGCGTACGGCCACCATCTACAACGCCGACCTGCGGTACGAATTCTATCCCTCACGCTCGGAATTGATATCGTTCGGTCTGTTTGGAAAGGTTTTCCGCAATGCTATTGAGCAGACCACCAGGTCGGTGGCTACTGAGCAGCTGAACGTTTCCTACCAGAATGCCGAGCGGGCTATTGACTTTGGCGCCGAAATCGAAGTGCGCAAGTCGCTGCGCGACCTGACCGAAAACCCTTTCCTGCAGCGCCTTTCGGCCATTGTCAATGCTTCGCTGATCTACAGTGATGTACGGCTGGTTGATAATGAGCGCAACCGCGACTTCGCGCTCAATAACCGCCCGCTGCAAGGCCAATCGCCCTACGTGGCAAATGCAGGCTTGTTCTACCAGGACGACGAAGGCAAGCTGCAGGTGTCGGCACAGTACAATGTGGTCGGGCAGCGCATTCGCTTCGTGGGTGACTTGCGCAACAACTACTCCATCATCGAAATGCCGCGGCACGTGGTTGACCTCGCACTAACGAAGGGGTGGGTGAGCATCTACAGGTGCGACTCGGCATTCAGGATCTGTTCAACCAACGCTACCGTCTGCTCTACGATTATGATGGTAACAGCAAGATTGAGGGCAACGAAGACGGCTCATTTGCCTCCTACCGCCGCGGAAGCTATTCCACGCTCGGTCTGA
- a CDS encoding carboxypeptidase-like regulatory domain-containing protein — translation MHRLGLLFIFLIISSFAFAQQGVISGKVTDKKTGDGVIGATVLVTGTVQAAPVDVQGNYELKLNPGTYNITMTYIGYKPLTFAGIVVTANGKTTLNGVMEENTTNLKEVTVTGQKQTGTEVALIQDLKKSEVVVSGMSSDQIVKSLDRDAAEVVKRIPGVTIQSNNFIVIRGLAERYNTVMLNGTLTPSAEVDTRSFSFDILPSSVIDRVLIFKSGSPELPGEMGGGVVQVYTKNSVLENSTSLTVSGWYRHNTTFKNFLASPKRGGVLRTETIGYDNNDRQLPDNIPAQVERQPIALNNIWLPRSLKALPDLRISLGLSRKYEIGSVYLSNVTSLSYSNTREQYSNLRQRFLREFDPTTNRPQLQWTYDDTQASQAVRLGVIHNWQARLNDRNRIEFRNFLNQYATDEVVHRVGQTLDQGFERDDNAMHYQSRTVYSGQLSGTHEVGQTGRSVINWAGATTTFSATSLIIAVTAISAVSPSPACPSGPTKW, via the coding sequence ATGCACCGTTTAGGACTACTGTTTATTTTTCTGATTATCAGTTCTTTCGCTTTTGCCCAGCAAGGAGTAATCAGTGGAAAAGTAACTGATAAAAAGACGGGGGACGGCGTAATTGGCGCTACCGTGCTGGTAACCGGCACTGTGCAGGCGGCCCCGGTAGATGTGCAGGGTAATTACGAGCTCAAGCTCAACCCTGGCACCTATAATATTACGATGACCTATATCGGCTACAAGCCGCTGACTTTCGCCGGAATCGTGGTAACGGCCAACGGCAAAACCACCCTGAATGGGGTGATGGAAGAGAATACGACCAACCTGAAGGAAGTAACCGTAACGGGCCAGAAGCAGACGGGCACCGAAGTGGCCTTGATCCAAGACCTCAAGAAAAGTGAGGTGGTAGTAAGTGGAATGAGTAGCGACCAGATTGTGAAGTCCCTGGACCGTGACGCAGCCGAAGTCGTCAAGCGGATTCCAGGCGTGACGATTCAGAGCAACAACTTCATTGTAATTCGAGGGTTGGCCGAGCGCTATAACACAGTGATGTTGAATGGCACCCTGACGCCTTCAGCCGAAGTAGATACCCGGTCGTTTTCGTTTGATATTTTGCCTTCCTCGGTTATTGATCGGGTACTGATTTTCAAGTCTGGTTCGCCGGAACTGCCGGGCGAGATGGGCGGCGGCGTGGTGCAGGTGTATACGAAGAACTCGGTGCTAGAAAATTCGACTAGCCTCACAGTATCCGGCTGGTATCGGCATAACACGACGTTCAAAAACTTCCTGGCTTCGCCCAAACGCGGTGGTGTACTACGTACTGAAACGATTGGCTACGACAACAATGACCGGCAGCTGCCCGACAATATTCCGGCTCAGGTCGAGCGGCAGCCCATTGCTTTAAACAACATCTGGTTGCCCCGGTCATTGAAGGCTTTGCCCGACTTGCGTATCTCTCTGGGCCTATCGCGCAAGTACGAAATCGGCAGCGTGTACCTGAGCAACGTCACGTCGTTGTCCTATTCCAATACGCGTGAGCAGTACAGCAACTTGCGTCAGCGCTTTCTACGCGAATTTGACCCCACAACCAACCGTCCTCAATTGCAGTGGACCTACGATGATACGCAAGCCAGCCAAGCGGTGCGCTTAGGCGTGATTCACAACTGGCAGGCGCGCCTGAACGACCGCAACCGCATTGAGTTCCGCAACTTCCTGAACCAGTACGCTACCGATGAAGTCGTACACCGTGTGGGACAGACTCTGGACCAGGGCTTCGAGCGCGACGACAACGCCATGCATTACCAAAGCCGCACGGTGTACTCAGGACAGTTGTCGGGTACGCACGAGGTAGGACAAACGGGCCGCAGCGTTATTAACTGGGCTGGGGCTACAACTACGTTTTCCGCGACGAGCCTGATTATAGCCGTTACCGCAATCAGCGCCGTATCCCCGAGCCCGGCTTGCCCGAGCGGCCCTACCAAGTGGTAA
- a CDS encoding glycosyltransferase, which translates to MRILHLPKWYPHRYDDQDGDFVARHVAAIAPHAEAAVVFAAVARGPLPRLTVCEAELHGPMPTLRYYYRARPTGFGPLDKLAKLLLYFWCVSQGYRRIVQHWGAPPQLVHVHVLLRTGLLAWWLKLTRGIPYVVTEHWTLYLPERAAGISSLRRVLTRLVVRRAAALHTVSEGLRDAMHRLGFENPRTAVIANVVDTALFAPGTAQRVPGQLLHVSAFHDAVKNVSGVLRVLAQLRPQWPGLRLRVAGYGPDEAALRQLAQDLNLMADGTVVFLGKLAHEQVAREMQQAAALVSFSRAETFGCVLLEARATGCVVVGPATGGVPELFRPVGRFGLLVPPDDEAALTQALTAVLSGQAQFDPATLRADAQLRCGYAHVGQQFADLYARVVTDSGQTAPS; encoded by the coding sequence ATGAGAATTCTTCATCTTCCCAAGTGGTACCCCCACCGCTACGACGACCAGGATGGTGACTTCGTGGCCCGGCACGTGGCGGCCATTGCGCCCCACGCCGAGGCGGCTGTGGTGTTTGCGGCCGTGGCCCGCGGCCCGCTTCCCCGCCTGACCGTGTGCGAGGCCGAGCTACACGGCCCGATGCCCACCCTGCGCTACTACTACCGCGCCCGGCCCACGGGCTTTGGCCCTTTAGATAAGCTGGCTAAGCTCCTGCTGTATTTCTGGTGCGTAAGCCAGGGCTACCGCCGCATCGTGCAGCACTGGGGCGCCCCACCCCAACTGGTTCACGTGCATGTGCTGCTGCGGACCGGACTACTGGCGTGGTGGCTCAAACTAACCCGCGGCATTCCCTACGTCGTGACTGAACACTGGACGCTCTACCTGCCGGAACGAGCCGCGGGCATCAGTAGCCTGCGACGGGTGCTGACGCGCCTGGTGGTGCGGCGGGCCGCGGCTTTGCACACCGTATCGGAAGGGCTGCGGGACGCCATGCACCGCCTGGGTTTTGAGAATCCGCGCACTGCCGTTATTGCCAACGTGGTGGATACCGCCCTGTTTGCGCCCGGCACGGCCCAGCGGGTACCCGGGCAGTTGCTGCACGTGTCAGCCTTTCATGACGCAGTAAAAAACGTATCGGGAGTGCTGCGGGTGTTGGCCCAACTGCGGCCGCAGTGGCCCGGGCTGCGGCTGCGCGTGGCCGGCTATGGGCCTGATGAAGCAGCCCTGCGGCAGTTAGCCCAAGACCTGAACCTAATGGCTGATGGGACAGTCGTGTTTCTGGGCAAGCTGGCCCACGAGCAGGTCGCCCGGGAAATGCAGCAGGCGGCGGCTCTGGTGTCCTTTAGCCGGGCCGAAACCTTTGGCTGCGTGTTGCTGGAGGCCCGGGCCACGGGCTGCGTGGTGGTGGGCCCGGCCACGGGTGGGGTGCCGGAGCTGTTTCGGCCCGTCGGCCGGTTTGGTCTGCTGGTACCACCCGACGATGAAGCCGCGCTAACCCAGGCTCTGACGGCGGTGCTCAGCGGGCAGGCTCAATTCGACCCGGCCACGCTGCGGGCCGATGCCCAGCTTCGCTGCGGCTATGCGCACGTGGGCCAGCAATTTGCTGACCTGTACGCCCGCGTGGTGACAGACTCCGGCCAAACTGCGCCATCTTAG
- a CDS encoding T9SS type A sorting domain-containing protein, producing the protein MLTGGAAFADAKLTGAGNGGPNSTFQVVSYRGAFGPASTAGSNWATGWTNFNPQITCYNRPGLTLANKAADEQVQGLSVAPNPTAGAALLSFELKRADVATIRVTDALGRNVALIEAGRLAAGSQKVALPASLQNGVYIATVSTSETTQTTRFVVAK; encoded by the coding sequence GTGCTGACTGGTGGGGCTGCGTTTGCCGATGCCAAGCTAACCGGAGCCGGCAACGGCGGTCCGAACAGCACCTTCCAGGTAGTGTCTTACCGTGGTGCGTTTGGCCCGGCCAGCACAGCTGGCAGCAACTGGGCAACCGGCTGGACCAACTTTAATCCGCAGATCACCTGCTATAACCGCCCCGGGTTGACGCTTGCCAACAAAGCCGCTGACGAGCAAGTGCAGGGCCTGAGCGTAGCACCTAACCCCACGGCCGGTGCGGCCCTGCTCTCCTTCGAGCTGAAGCGGGCCGATGTGGCTACCATCCGCGTTACGGACGCCCTGGGCCGCAACGTAGCCCTGATTGAGGCCGGCCGCCTGGCCGCTGGCTCGCAGAAGGTAGCCCTGCCTGCCTCGCTGCAGAACGGCGTGTACATTGCCACGGTGAGCACCTCCGAGACGACCCAAACCACGCGCTTCGTAGTAGCTAAGTAA